The sequence below is a genomic window from Anaerocolumna chitinilytica.
CAGGAAATGGACAATCCCAGGGCGGCGGTTTGGCTTCTGCAATGGGTCTATCTTCTTATCCCAAACAGCTAAAAGCAGATGAGGAGTCCTATCTTACGAAGAATTATGACCTTATGGCAGGTGCATATCCTACCAGTGCGACAGATCTGGTACTAGTTATAGATGAGAATAACAAGTTGGACTATAACATCCTAAAAAACCTTGGGTTTGATACAGAAGGGAAAAAGAACATCAATTTTAGCGATATTATAGGTACAGAGTTTAAGATAATTCCGAACAATGTTTATTATACTAAGACACCGGTGGGAACCTATCTACCCGGAAGTGATTATCAGGCAATGTATGATGCAGGAGAAGATATCTCGGTTAAAATTGCAGGAGTGGTAAGGCAGAAAGAAGATGTAGCAATGGCGCTTCTAAATCCCGGCATTGCATACAGTGATGAGCTATCTGACATGGTAATTAAAAATGCTAAAACTTCTGATATTGTTAAGGCCCAGGAAAAAAGTGATTTGAATATAATTACAAATGAGAAACTGAACGAAGAAACGAAAGATACTTTTCTTTCTTATCTTGGTGGAAATGCCACTCCTTATGTTATAATGGTATACCCATATAATTTTAATGATAAGGACGCTGTTACGGATTATTTGGATCAGTATAACAAAGGAAAAGATACAAAGGATCAAGTGGTATATACGGATCTTGCAGCAACTATGTCAAGCCTAACCAGCGGTATTATGGATGGAATAACGATTGTCCTAATTGCTTTTGCAGGAATATCACTTGTGGTGAGTCTTATTATGATATCTATTATAACTTATACCTCAGTACTGGAAAGAACAAAAGAAATCGGGATACTCAGAGCATTAGGTGCCAGAAAAAAAGATATTACCCGTGTATTTGATGCAGAGACTACAATACTTGGCGTATTCTCCGGAATTCTTGGAGTGGTGTTAGCATGGCTGTTAACTTTCCCTATTAATTCGATTCTTTATAAGATGACAGAACTTAATAATGTAGCCCATCTTGAAATCGAGCATGCTGTCCTATTAGTAGCAATTAGTACAATACTAACAGTACTGGGAGGACATATACCAGCAAAGATGGCTTCCAGAAAAAATGCAATAGAAGCTTTGCGTTCCGAATAATAAATAAAAATAATAAATAAAAGCCCTATGACAATCAACAGCTCACATATAACGATAAGTTGTTGAAGGCATAGGGCTTTTATTTTAATAATAGCTAGCTTTGCCAAATACTATTATCAAATGTATTGTCGAATAGTTTACTTCCATTGCTTCTGCTGTCCAGGAAGATTGAATATTCTGTTGTTTTTGTAATTGTATTTGTCTCAATTAAACTATTGCTTGCATTGACATATATTCCGTACCTGTTGGTAGAATTGATATAGTTATTCTTTAGAGTAAAGGTATTATCAATATCTTTTACACCCTGTATATGAATACCATCTTTATCTTTGCTGATGTTACCATAAATTTCATTCTGACTGATGTCAGCAGAAGCCGTATCATAAGCAAAGATTCCATTAAGATTATAACCGGAAATAAAGTTACCATAAATAACTGTATTATCACTATTGCTGTATGTTGCGATACCATTACCTCCAGAAGAATATATTACATTACCCGAAACATTACAGGAACTGCTCTTACTGGTCAGATAAATTCCATTCTTAGCAGGAGAAGTAATAGTATTTTTTGTTATTGTAGTATTATTCGTACCTAATAACCCTATCCCGGCAGCATTTCCACCTGAACTTCCAATCTTATCCATGTTATTGTCTTGAATATTGGAATTATCGCAGCCGTTCATCAAATAGATACCTGTACTGGCAGTCGAGTTAATCTTGTTCTTAACAATCGTACTGTTAGGTGCCTTTTCTATAAATATACCATAGCGTTTAGTAGCACTTATTGTATTATTCTCAATTGTAACGCCTGCCATAGGACGTTGGTAGGTACCGATAACCCTTATTGCATCTCCCCAGCTTGTGACAGCTGTAGAAGGCGCTTTATGTATGTCTGATATGGTATTATTCGAAATTTTAATATTATAATTATCCGGAAGCGGTTCTTGGGTTGTGGTACTTAAAGCATCCAAATAGTGATTGGATTCGTTGTTAATATAAGTATAAGCTAGAACACCTACTCCGACATTTGATATATCGTTATTACTGATTTCAAGATTCTCATAATTGTAGGCTTTAATTCCTGCTTCTGTCAAATCATGCAGTGTATTTCCGGTAATCGTAATATTTTTATGAAATACCCCTTTTATAGAGGTATGAGAGCCGATAGCTCTCGGATAATCGTAGATCTCATTACCGCGAATTATAATTCCATCGCAGGGAAGGTCATCATATTTGATGTATTTTGACTGGTTAGATGGTACAACAACATTGTTATGGACAATATCTAACTGGATAGCCTCCTTGGGAGCCGCACCATCATAGCCGTGGATTTTACAATTCTCAATTAAACCATTTTTGATACCAGCAAAGGTAATTAAATGACTGTTAACAGGTACATTACATATTTCTGCATCTTTTACGGTTACATTAGTAGCATGAATAAAGCGGAAGCTTTCAGTACCTTTATTCTTATCCGCTATGGGAGAGGAATCCCACACACCGCCACTGATAGTAATATTGTAAGAGGTATTATAACCTCCTTGGTCTTTGCTCACATCATTCGCAAGGAAAGAGCCTCTTTGATGATTTTTATAAATCACTGCATCTTTGTCCGCCAAAATGGTTGTATTACTGTAGATCCTTAATTCTTTTGTAGTGATATATTTTCCCGCAGGAATATGTACCGTAAGCTGATATTTACCGTCTTTGTTATAATCTAGAAGACTTTGGAGTTCAGTTGAGGTATAACCAGGAGCAGCAGAAACCTCTTTGGGTTCAAGTGATTCCGAAACATTTGATTCCGAATCATTTGTTTCGTAAGCAGCAGTTACGGAATCAATCCCGGTACTTGAATAAGCCAGTCCATGATATGCAGGAGGGGAGAGAAGAGCTGTCATTGCAATTGATGATAATGCGATTATAAATTTTTTTTTCATATCAAAACCCTTTCATTATGACTGTTCATCCTGTTGTGATTTTATCTGCCGGAACAGCCACTTTTACTATGTATATCAGATATTCTATTAGTGTATCCCAAACAATGTGGATTGTAAATATTATGTATAGAAACTTAAAGAAATTGTAATCTTTTATACAAATAAAAACAGCAGCAATAGTTAAAGAACTATTCGCTGCTGTTTGTTATCGGGAACTAAAATATCTGATTCTAACTATCTTCTTACTTCTGCCTTCTTTGCCTTATGTTTCTGCCACATTACCCAAAGCGGACCAGCAATGCAAATAGTGGAGTAACATCCGCTTACAGAACCGATGGCCATAGGAAGAGCAAAGCTTTGTATTGAATCAATACTATTAATATGAGCCATAACGTATACAAGAG
It includes:
- a CDS encoding right-handed parallel beta-helix repeat-containing protein is translated as MKKKFIIALSSIAMTALLSPPAYHGLAYSSTGIDSVTAAYETNDSESNVSESLEPKEVSAAPGYTSTELQSLLDYNKDGKYQLTVHIPAGKYITTKELRIYSNTTILADKDAVIYKNHQRGSFLANDVSKDQGGYNTSYNITISGGVWDSSPIADKNKGTESFRFIHATNVTVKDAEICNVPVNSHLITFAGIKNGLIENCKIHGYDGAAPKEAIQLDIVHNNVVVPSNQSKYIKYDDLPCDGIIIRGNEIYDYPRAIGSHTSIKGVFHKNITITGNTLHDLTEAGIKAYNYENLEISNNDISNVGVGVLAYTYINNESNHYLDALSTTTQEPLPDNYNIKISNNTISDIHKAPSTAVTSWGDAIRVIGTYQRPMAGVTIENNTISATKRYGIFIEKAPNSTIVKNKINSTASTGIYLMNGCDNSNIQDNNMDKIGSSGGNAAGIGLLGTNNTTITKNTITSPAKNGIYLTSKSSSCNVSGNVIYSSGGNGIATYSNSDNTVIYGNFISGYNLNGIFAYDTASADISQNEIYGNISKDKDGIHIQGVKDIDNTFTLKNNYINSTNRYGIYVNASNSLIETNTITKTTEYSIFLDSRSNGSKLFDNTFDNSIWQS